Proteins encoded within one genomic window of Bradyrhizobium sp. CB1717:
- a CDS encoding TolC family outer membrane protein: MKPAHLVFATIILAVAPANAEQFSINDALKQAMQTNPGVGEASANRRATESELRQTQSTLLPQVRIDASYGPEKFDQTPGFIAPSIAVPTTGSGPWRNGSQESVVVRQLLFDGFTSIHEVWRQNARVNAAAARVKERTELIALDAAEAYIDVVRYMRMVSLAQQNVANHEKIFSNVNSRFSGGRAGEGDLEQSRERVESARAALAEFRRSLEDARAKYRKVVGIEPYNVRFPGTLRGLPASRDEALAVTLRFNSTINAAQSDVDAAKHAFKSTDGLFAPKFYLEGRATHYDNSFPYVAAAGSPAVTHEDYSGKVVMSWDIFRGGQDAWNRSEKAERFTEATARHARLQRDAYESIDKAWNARTVTQTRIAALTSELEAARKTIAAFQKEYELGQRSLIDLLNAQNQFFNAQVSLTSARAVVVFADYQLLAATGTLIEYLKAPPPVDAAPTDLNLFGLPDYKAPTFRWTLPQSGSEPLRTAVPAPTAAPVRLSYAATEPATSAFGDRWSGEPASAKVAGVSAWFAQQRQGSGGPIAPDSSADQRSSYAAAEKPHWLLTAFSPITK, translated from the coding sequence ATGAAGCCGGCGCATTTAGTCTTCGCAACGATCATCCTGGCCGTCGCCCCCGCGAATGCCGAGCAATTTTCAATCAACGACGCCTTGAAACAGGCGATGCAGACCAACCCGGGGGTGGGTGAGGCTTCGGCCAATCGCCGCGCAACCGAGAGCGAGCTCCGCCAGACCCAGAGTACGCTGTTACCGCAGGTCCGCATCGATGCCAGCTATGGACCGGAAAAGTTCGACCAGACGCCTGGTTTCATAGCTCCAAGCATTGCGGTGCCAACGACGGGATCGGGGCCCTGGCGAAACGGGAGCCAGGAATCGGTCGTTGTCCGGCAGCTTCTTTTTGATGGTTTCACCTCGATCCACGAGGTCTGGCGTCAAAATGCGCGCGTGAACGCCGCCGCAGCGCGGGTCAAGGAACGCACCGAACTCATCGCCCTCGACGCCGCCGAAGCCTACATCGACGTCGTGCGCTATATGCGCATGGTGAGCCTGGCCCAGCAGAACGTCGCCAATCACGAGAAGATCTTCTCGAACGTGAACTCCAGGTTTTCGGGCGGCCGGGCCGGCGAAGGCGACCTCGAGCAGTCAAGGGAGCGCGTCGAAAGTGCTCGCGCGGCCCTGGCCGAATTTCGCCGCAGCCTCGAGGATGCACGGGCGAAGTACCGCAAGGTCGTCGGCATAGAGCCTTACAATGTGCGCTTCCCGGGCACGTTGCGGGGGCTCCCAGCCAGCCGCGATGAAGCGCTCGCGGTGACGCTGCGGTTCAACTCCACGATCAACGCGGCCCAGTCCGATGTCGATGCCGCCAAGCACGCCTTCAAGTCCACGGATGGCCTGTTTGCCCCGAAATTCTATCTCGAAGGCCGGGCGACGCATTACGACAACTCCTTCCCCTATGTTGCGGCCGCCGGCTCGCCCGCCGTCACCCATGAGGACTACAGCGGCAAGGTGGTGATGTCCTGGGACATCTTCCGCGGCGGCCAGGACGCCTGGAATCGCTCGGAAAAGGCCGAACGGTTCACGGAAGCGACTGCACGGCACGCCCGGCTGCAGCGGGATGCCTATGAGTCGATCGACAAGGCCTGGAACGCCCGTACGGTCACGCAGACCCGCATTGCGGCGCTGACCAGCGAGCTGGAGGCGGCCCGGAAGACCATCGCCGCCTTCCAGAAGGAGTATGAGCTCGGCCAGCGCTCACTCATCGACCTCCTGAACGCCCAGAACCAGTTCTTCAATGCCCAGGTTTCGCTGACCTCGGCGCGCGCGGTTGTGGTGTTTGCCGACTATCAATTGCTCGCAGCGACGGGAACCCTGATCGAATATCTGAAGGCCCCTCCCCCTGTCGACGCAGCGCCGACCGATCTCAACCTGTTCGGCCTGCCGGATTACAAGGCGCCCACGTTCCGTTGGACGCTGCCGCAGAGCGGTTCGGAGCCGCTGCGGACTGCCGTCCCAGCGCCGACGGCAGCCCCCGTCCGGCTGTCCTATGCTGCGACCGAGCCTGCCACGTCGGCTTTCGGCGATCGCTGGTCCGGTGAGCCGGCGTCAGCCAAGGTTGCCGGCGTGTCGGCCTGGTTTGCGCAGCAGCGGCAAGGCTCCGGCGGGCCGATCGCGCCCGACAGCTCGGCCGACCAGCGCAGCTCATATGCCGCGGCCGAGAAGCCCCACTGGCTGCTGACCGCATTCTCGCCGATTACAAAATAG
- a CDS encoding type I secretion system permease/ATPase, translated as MTREGLLGGLPILDGRLTVSLYERAARRAGLETEATKRKLLDIPPLVLPVVLIMKNGTTLVLLSIDEAKRTAKVIDPSNRPYVPEMLTLDAIAAGYTGYAFLVRAAAESDPRAVAAGSLPRQHWFWSVVKAHWRNYGHIALAALLINILALAMPLFTMSVYDRVIPNGAIPSLVALSIGMGLAIVFDLILRMVRSKMIDVTGKTIDVVLAANIFEHVMAVKMSQRPTSVGIIANQLRDFDSVREFFTSGSVVSATDLLFAILFVAVLFVVAGPLAWVPLLMLPIMIGIGLVLQRPLNRAMKRLQAESAARHGVLVESLAGLETVRASGGEARMQTAWERSVAATARSGEAVHFWSSLALTAANSAQTLTSLLMIVIGVFLIQNGTLTVGALVAANMLAGRVLAPIAGIASVITRGTQTFSALKSIDRIMTLERERSPERTYLARKIEQGTVSFENVSFTYPNAPGKALDKVTFKIHSGERVGIIGRVGSGKTTVGRLLLSFYEAQDGRILVDGVDSRQYDPADLRAGIGFAMQDTDLFFGKLRDNITLGYPAATDEEVLAASRLAGVENFIAGHPMGYDMPIAEGGRSLSGGQKQAIGLARVLIRKPKILFLDEPTAHFDVRSESEFLERLKKLDDAQMTIIISTHRLSLLTMVDRLLLFDNGRLVADGPRDHVLSLLQGKTPSAEPVVNPRVVQQVSPAQKSNVS; from the coding sequence GTGACACGCGAAGGCTTGCTCGGCGGCCTGCCGATCCTCGATGGACGCCTGACTGTTTCGCTCTACGAACGGGCGGCGCGCCGTGCAGGCCTCGAGACCGAGGCCACCAAACGCAAGCTGCTGGACATCCCGCCTCTCGTTCTTCCGGTCGTGCTGATCATGAAGAACGGAACGACGCTGGTCCTGCTCAGCATCGACGAGGCCAAGCGTACCGCCAAAGTGATCGACCCCAGCAACCGGCCGTATGTGCCTGAGATGCTGACCCTCGACGCCATCGCTGCGGGCTATACGGGTTACGCGTTTCTGGTGCGGGCGGCCGCCGAGTCGGACCCGCGAGCCGTTGCGGCCGGCAGCCTTCCCCGACAGCACTGGTTCTGGTCCGTCGTAAAGGCGCATTGGCGCAACTACGGACACATCGCGCTGGCGGCGCTGCTGATCAACATTCTGGCCCTGGCCATGCCGCTCTTCACGATGAGCGTGTATGACCGGGTCATCCCGAACGGAGCGATCCCCTCGCTCGTTGCGCTCTCGATCGGCATGGGTCTTGCGATCGTCTTTGATCTGATCCTGCGGATGGTCCGGAGCAAGATGATCGACGTGACGGGCAAGACGATCGATGTCGTCCTCGCCGCCAACATTTTCGAACACGTCATGGCCGTGAAGATGTCGCAGCGGCCGACATCCGTCGGCATCATTGCCAACCAGCTTCGCGATTTCGATTCCGTTCGCGAGTTCTTCACCTCGGGCAGCGTCGTCTCGGCAACCGATCTGCTGTTTGCGATCCTGTTTGTCGCCGTTCTCTTCGTGGTCGCCGGGCCGCTTGCCTGGGTGCCGCTCCTGATGCTGCCGATCATGATCGGAATTGGCCTCGTGCTGCAACGCCCGCTCAACCGGGCGATGAAGCGCCTGCAAGCCGAGTCGGCGGCCCGCCATGGCGTGCTGGTGGAATCGCTCGCGGGCCTCGAAACCGTGCGCGCCTCGGGCGGTGAAGCAAGGATGCAGACGGCCTGGGAGCGTTCGGTCGCGGCGACAGCCCGCTCCGGCGAGGCCGTGCACTTCTGGTCATCCCTGGCGCTGACCGCAGCCAACTCGGCACAAACGCTAACCAGCCTGCTCATGATCGTGATCGGCGTCTTCCTGATCCAGAACGGCACCCTGACGGTCGGCGCCCTCGTCGCGGCCAACATGCTCGCCGGCCGGGTTCTGGCGCCGATTGCGGGCATCGCCTCCGTGATCACCCGCGGCACTCAGACTTTCTCGGCGCTCAAATCCATCGATCGGATCATGACTCTGGAGCGGGAACGTTCACCGGAACGGACCTATCTCGCCAGAAAGATCGAACAAGGCACAGTCAGCTTCGAGAACGTCTCGTTCACCTACCCCAATGCGCCTGGAAAGGCGCTGGACAAGGTCACCTTCAAGATTCACAGCGGCGAGCGCGTTGGAATCATCGGCCGGGTTGGTTCGGGAAAGACGACCGTCGGGCGCCTGCTGCTGTCCTTCTACGAGGCACAGGATGGCCGCATCCTGGTCGATGGCGTCGACTCGCGCCAGTATGATCCCGCCGACCTGCGTGCCGGCATCGGCTTTGCCATGCAGGACACCGATCTGTTCTTCGGCAAGCTGCGCGACAACATCACCTTGGGTTATCCGGCCGCGACCGACGAGGAAGTGCTCGCGGCCTCGCGCCTGGCCGGCGTCGAAAACTTCATCGCAGGCCATCCCATGGGCTACGACATGCCCATCGCGGAGGGCGGACGCAGCCTCTCCGGCGGTCAGAAGCAGGCCATTGGTCTCGCGCGCGTCTTGATCCGCAAGCCCAAGATCCTGTTCCTGGACGAGCCGACCGCCCATTTCGACGTCCGCAGCGAAAGCGAGTTCCTCGAGCGGCTGAAAAAGCTCGACGATGCGCAGATGACCATCATCATCTCCACGCACCGTCTCTCACTGCTGACCATGGTCGACCGGCTGCTGCTGTTCGACAACGGCCGGCTGGTCGCCGACGGGCCGCGCGATCACGTCTTGAGCCTGTTGCAAGGCAAGACCCCGTCGGCCGAGCCGGTCGTCAATCCCAGAGTGGTTCAACAAGTCTCGCCGGCGCAGAAGTCCAATGTCAGCTGA
- a CDS encoding HlyD family type I secretion periplasmic adaptor subunit has translation MSADFAYANDIRAAVRLRTPRTSRMLLWAFLALLSTFLIWAHFAVLEEVKRGNGKVVPSRQIQVVQSLEGGIVGDILVQEGAVVQQGQSLMRIDDTKFASEFGEIRERRASMAARLARLDAEAKGRSEIVFPDQIEGVVPVAVTTERSVFKARALKVAQDVDVLNQQIARLTQTSGLLDRELALTRKLYEQKVVPEIEMLRLERQSAEARGQIAEAKAKIATTISTFRAQADEDLAKSRADLAVLDENIKSAQDRVRRTDLRSPVRGIVNKLNVTTIGAVVQPGANLMDIVPLDDTLLVEGKIRPQDIAFIRPGQDAVVKISAYDSSVYGHLAGKVERISADTILDDKGEAAQRPETYYRVMVRTDRNHLGTEEAPLPIIPGMITTVEILTGKKSVLDYILKPARTLRDEALREH, from the coding sequence ATGTCAGCTGATTTCGCTTACGCCAACGATATTCGCGCGGCCGTCCGATTGAGAACGCCGCGGACCTCCCGGATGCTGCTGTGGGCGTTCCTCGCCCTCCTCTCCACATTCCTGATCTGGGCCCATTTCGCCGTGCTTGAAGAGGTCAAGCGCGGAAATGGCAAGGTCGTGCCCTCGCGGCAGATTCAGGTCGTGCAATCCCTGGAAGGCGGAATCGTCGGCGACATCCTCGTCCAGGAGGGCGCGGTGGTTCAGCAGGGGCAGTCCCTGATGCGGATCGACGACACCAAGTTCGCTTCCGAGTTCGGCGAGATACGGGAGCGCCGTGCCTCGATGGCGGCCCGCCTCGCGCGGCTCGACGCCGAAGCGAAAGGCCGCAGCGAGATCGTCTTTCCTGACCAGATCGAGGGCGTTGTCCCCGTTGCGGTGACGACAGAACGGAGCGTCTTCAAAGCCCGCGCCCTCAAGGTGGCGCAGGATGTCGACGTTCTCAATCAGCAGATCGCCAGGCTGACCCAAACGTCGGGCCTGCTCGATCGCGAGCTCGCTTTGACGCGCAAGCTCTACGAGCAGAAGGTCGTTCCCGAGATCGAAATGCTTCGGCTGGAGCGTCAATCGGCAGAAGCGAGGGGCCAGATCGCCGAGGCCAAGGCCAAGATTGCGACCACGATCTCGACCTTCCGGGCGCAGGCGGACGAGGACCTCGCCAAGTCGAGGGCCGACCTCGCAGTCCTCGACGAGAACATCAAGTCCGCCCAGGACAGGGTGCGCAGGACGGATCTGCGTTCGCCGGTCCGCGGCATCGTCAACAAGCTGAACGTCACCACGATCGGCGCCGTCGTTCAGCCCGGTGCGAACCTCATGGACATCGTTCCGCTCGACGATACCTTGCTGGTCGAAGGCAAGATAAGGCCGCAGGATATCGCCTTCATCCGCCCGGGCCAGGATGCCGTGGTCAAGATCTCCGCCTACGACTCCTCCGTTTACGGCCATCTCGCCGGCAAGGTCGAGCGGATCAGCGCCGACACGATCCTCGACGACAAGGGAGAAGCGGCGCAGCGACCGGAGACCTACTATCGCGTGATGGTTCGCACCGACAGGAACCATCTCGGCACGGAGGAAGCTCCGCTTCCGATCATTCCGGGCATGATCACGACCGTCGAGATCTTGACCGGCAAGAAGAGCGTTCTCGACTACATCTTGAAGCCGGCTCGCACCTTGCGCGACGAGGCCCTGCGCGAGCACTAA
- a CDS encoding transglutaminase-like cysteine peptidase: MKSRCGQRRQGILAFAAAMLVSLSGAATSVAFAAEVEPAEPREIAPSGADAIQAPATFFTINAVLAKLDRERGRGPNAVRLAALTPSSPTATDAQSETAAPAGAQPLGTEPFGLFAFRAPDNAIWRKWRTVEAEIASEQALLERCRSDAATCPPNAVQFLRLVGAVKAKSGRARLEEVNLGVNTAIRYISDLVQHRELDRWSSPLASFATGKGDCEDYAIAKYAALREAGFPDADMRLLLVRDRTVRQDHAVLAARLDGRWLILDNRWAGLREDNGELNFAPLFAINHDGVHLFAKPYAKVAPLTAEAAPAAAGPEWAGAEPADAGGGGSLSTLPLLL; this comes from the coding sequence ATGAAGTCGCGTTGTGGACAGCGACGGCAGGGCATTCTGGCGTTTGCGGCGGCCATGCTGGTTTCGCTCAGCGGTGCTGCGACCTCGGTCGCATTTGCAGCCGAGGTCGAACCGGCCGAGCCGCGTGAGATCGCGCCATCCGGGGCGGATGCCATCCAGGCACCCGCGACGTTCTTCACGATCAACGCGGTGCTGGCAAAGCTCGACCGCGAGCGTGGCCGCGGGCCAAATGCCGTGCGTCTGGCAGCACTGACGCCTTCCTCCCCCACAGCGACGGATGCCCAGTCCGAGACCGCCGCTCCGGCCGGCGCGCAGCCGCTCGGCACTGAACCCTTCGGCCTCTTCGCGTTCCGGGCACCTGACAACGCCATCTGGCGCAAATGGCGCACGGTTGAAGCAGAGATCGCGAGCGAGCAGGCCCTGCTCGAGCGCTGCCGCTCCGATGCCGCGACCTGCCCGCCGAACGCTGTGCAATTCCTCAGGCTCGTCGGTGCGGTCAAAGCCAAGTCCGGGCGCGCTCGGCTCGAGGAGGTCAATCTCGGCGTCAACACCGCGATCCGCTATATCAGCGATCTCGTCCAACATCGGGAGCTCGACCGCTGGAGTTCGCCGCTGGCGAGCTTTGCGACGGGCAAAGGCGATTGCGAAGACTATGCGATCGCCAAATACGCCGCACTGCGCGAAGCGGGTTTCCCGGACGCCGACATGCGCCTGCTCCTTGTCCGCGACCGGACCGTCCGGCAGGACCACGCGGTGCTTGCGGCTCGTCTCGACGGCCGCTGGCTGATCCTGGACAACCGCTGGGCGGGCCTGCGGGAGGACAACGGCGAGCTGAACTTCGCACCGCTGTTCGCGATCAATCACGATGGCGTGCATCTGTTCGCCAAGCCTTATGCGAAGGTTGCGCCGCTCACAGCCGAAGCGGCGCCGGCGGCGGCCGGCCCGGAATGGGCGGGCGCGGAGCCGGCGGATGCCGGTGGCGGCGGATCACTGAGCACGCTGCCACTGCTTCTTTGA